One Bacteroidota bacterium genomic window carries:
- a CDS encoding DUF1987 domain-containing protein, translating into MKKLILEEDTDFPGIILDKEAGIFKITGRSIPHDTSKFYIPVIEWFREYSLNPNEQTAFEFKLEYFNTSSQKYIADLFKLLDKMFKNGYKTKVVWIYQHDDDDMRDIGKEFDYIFELPFEFKEY; encoded by the coding sequence ATGAAAAAATTAATCCTTGAGGAAGACACCGATTTTCCCGGAATTATTTTGGACAAGGAAGCCGGAATTTTTAAAATTACCGGACGCTCTATTCCTCATGATACATCAAAGTTTTACATACCGGTAATTGAATGGTTTCGTGAGTATTCGCTCAATCCCAACGAGCAAACTGCTTTTGAATTTAAGCTCGAGTATTTCAATACTTCTTCTCAAAAATACATTGCCGATTTGTTTAAACTGCTTGATAAGATGTTTAAAAACGGCTACAAAACGAAAGTAGTGTGGATATATCAGCACGACGACGACGATATGCGCGACATAGGAAAGGAGTTTGATTATATTTTTGAATTACCTTTTGAGTTTAAAGAATACTAA
- a CDS encoding TolC family protein gives MQHSFRKIVLLILLFPIFAFTAKAEESWTLQQCIEHALKHNIQIKQSVLSTDLTKGNLQQSEAALLPSINAGASNYYNYGKTIDPFTNNFATEKVRSDRYSLQANVNLFNGLQAYNTIKQNQLLLAAGKFDTEKIISDISLYVASSYLQILFDTEILELAQKQLLLTKSQVERTKKLVEAGSTAKGNLLSIESQAANEEVQVVTAQNNLDLSYLNLAQLLELEDPKNFKIVRPSLPENISAEALSDVGAIYQNALANRPEIKSANLKIKSAEKGISIAKGSLSPQLTMSGSYGTGYSGLSQRMVGEPMYGIAATPYITSSNEQVLGPVLLNNYEKTPFSKQVNDNLNKSFGFNLSIPIFNGFQVRNSINRAKINKLSAELNLETAEKTLYKSIQQAYSDAQAAFKKNVATQKAVSAFRESFSYSEQRYNLGMLNPVEYNDAKNKLTKAESELAQSKYDFIFKLNVLNFYQGKPIAF, from the coding sequence ATGCAACACAGTTTTCGAAAAATAGTATTGCTTATACTCTTATTTCCGATTTTTGCTTTCACTGCAAAAGCTGAAGAATCATGGACTTTACAGCAATGTATAGAGCATGCGTTAAAGCACAATATTCAAATAAAGCAAAGCGTTTTATCAACCGATTTAACCAAAGGGAATTTACAACAAAGTGAAGCCGCTCTTTTACCTTCAATTAATGCCGGTGCTTCCAATTACTATAACTATGGTAAAACAATTGACCCCTTTACCAATAATTTTGCAACCGAAAAAGTCCGTTCCGACCGATACAGTTTGCAAGCCAATGTGAATTTATTTAATGGTTTGCAAGCTTATAATACCATTAAGCAAAATCAGCTTTTATTGGCTGCGGGTAAGTTTGATACAGAAAAAATAATATCCGATATTTCATTATACGTGGCTTCTTCTTATTTACAAATTTTGTTTGATACCGAAATTTTAGAGCTGGCACAAAAACAATTGTTGCTTACTAAAAGTCAAGTTGAGCGTACTAAAAAGTTAGTTGAAGCCGGAAGCACAGCCAAAGGAAATTTACTAAGCATTGAATCGCAAGCTGCCAATGAAGAAGTACAGGTGGTAACTGCACAAAATAATTTGGATTTGTCTTATTTAAACTTAGCTCAGTTGTTGGAATTGGAAGATCCTAAAAATTTTAAAATTGTACGCCCTTCACTACCTGAAAATATTAGCGCAGAAGCACTTTCAGATGTAGGTGCAATTTATCAAAATGCGCTGGCCAATCGTCCGGAAATTAAGAGTGCTAATTTAAAAATTAAGAGTGCCGAAAAAGGAATCTCCATTGCCAAAGGAAGTCTTAGTCCTCAGTTAACTATGAGTGGTTCTTATGGTACCGGTTATTCGGGACTTAGTCAACGAATGGTGGGTGAACCGATGTATGGTATAGCAGCTACTCCCTATATAACTTCTTCTAATGAGCAAGTATTAGGTCCGGTTTTACTCAACAATTATGAAAAAACTCCTTTCTCAAAACAAGTTAATGACAACCTTAATAAGTCGTTTGGATTTAATTTGAGCATTCCTATTTTCAATGGGTTTCAGGTTCGAAATTCAATAAACAGAGCTAAAATAAATAAATTAAGTGCCGAGTTAAATTTAGAAACAGCTGAAAAAACTTTGTACAAATCAATTCAGCAGGCATATTCAGATGCACAAGCTGCGTTTAAAAAAAATGTGGCTACACAAAAAGCAGTAAGTGCATTTCGTGAATCTTTTTCATACAGCGAACAACGTTACAATCTAGGAATGTTGAATCCTGTTGAATACAATGATGCGAAAAATAAATTAACAAAGGCTGAGTCGGAACTTGCTCAGTCGAAATATGATTTCATTTTTAAACTCAATGTACTTAATTTTTATCAGGGCAAACCAATTGCTTTTTAA
- a CDS encoding efflux RND transporter periplasmic adaptor subunit: MKKIKLKHLFIGTVVLIIALIIAKKVGWIGSVDKTEVVTEKAALRKIIETVSASGKVQPEVEVKISPDVSGQIVELNVKEGDEVKKGTVLCKINPDIYLSNLEKMQAAVNSSKANLANSKARQAQVESSFTNTELVFNRTKKLFEQNAVSQADFDAAKAAYESSKADVEAAKQTVAASEFNVKNASASQKEASDNLQRTTILSPVNGKVSKLNVELGERVVGTSQMAGTEIMRIANLNEMEVNVEVNENDIVRISLGDTADIEVDAYLDKKFSGLVTEVANSANITGSSADQVTNFTVKIRILQESYKELIPADKKNYSPFRPGMSATVDIHTQTVDNVISLPIQAVTTREDTSSFGAKNQTSNDAEIATQESENNQSNSSSTVAKKQEKTKEYVFVLANEKARLTEVVTGIQDNNFIEIKSGVNTGDEIIYAPYSAVSKLLKNNTPVKKVDKSELFKKKS, from the coding sequence ATGAAAAAAATAAAATTAAAGCATCTCTTTATCGGCACAGTTGTTTTAATTATTGCGCTCATAATTGCCAAAAAAGTTGGTTGGATTGGAAGTGTCGATAAAACCGAAGTTGTTACTGAAAAAGCCGCTTTGCGTAAAATTATTGAAACGGTTTCGGCCAGTGGTAAAGTACAGCCAGAAGTAGAAGTTAAAATTAGTCCGGATGTGTCGGGGCAAATAGTTGAGTTAAATGTAAAAGAAGGCGATGAGGTAAAAAAGGGAACTGTATTGTGTAAAATTAATCCGGATATTTACTTGTCGAACCTCGAAAAAATGCAGGCTGCTGTTAATAGTTCTAAAGCAAATTTAGCTAATTCAAAAGCTCGTCAAGCACAAGTTGAATCATCCTTTACAAATACCGAATTGGTATTTAATCGCACTAAAAAATTGTTCGAACAAAACGCTGTTTCGCAAGCTGATTTTGATGCAGCTAAAGCAGCTTATGAGAGTTCAAAAGCTGATGTGGAAGCGGCTAAACAAACAGTTGCTGCAAGTGAGTTTAATGTAAAAAATGCAAGCGCCTCTCAAAAGGAAGCAAGCGATAATTTACAACGCACAACTATTTTATCACCTGTAAACGGGAAGGTTTCGAAATTAAATGTAGAGTTAGGGGAACGTGTGGTTGGAACTTCACAAATGGCAGGTACCGAAATAATGCGCATTGCCAATTTAAATGAAATGGAGGTTAATGTTGAGGTAAATGAAAATGATATTGTTCGAATAAGTTTGGGTGATACCGCCGATATTGAAGTGGATGCCTATTTGGATAAAAAATTTAGCGGATTGGTTACAGAAGTAGCTAATTCAGCCAATATCACAGGTTCGTCTGCTGATCAGGTAACTAATTTTACTGTGAAGATTCGTATTCTGCAAGAGAGTTACAAAGAGTTGATTCCTGCTGACAAAAAAAATTATTCTCCTTTTCGACCAGGCATGTCGGCAACAGTTGATATACATACTCAAACTGTTGACAATGTAATTTCTCTTCCAATACAAGCAGTTACGACTCGAGAGGACACCAGTTCATTTGGCGCAAAAAACCAAACAAGCAACGATGCGGAAATTGCAACTCAAGAATCTGAAAATAATCAATCAAATTCTTCCTCAACTGTTGCTAAGAAACAAGAAAAAACTAAAGAGTATGTGTTTGTATTGGCTAACGAAAAAGCACGCTTAACCGAAGTTGTCACAGGTATTCAAGACAATAATTTTATTGAAATAAAAAGTGGAGTAAACACTGGCGACGAAATAATTTATGCCCCTTATAGCGCAGTTTCGAAACTTTTAAAAAATAATACACCGGTTAAAAAGGTCGATAAATCAGAACTTTTTAAGAAGAAATCTTAA
- the kbl gene encoding glycine C-acetyltransferase — protein sequence MTTDFINHLTTELQAIKDAGLFKNERVIVSPQGADIKVNSGAEVINFCANNYLGLSSHPKVIEAAKAALDTHGFGMSSVRFICGTQDIHKTLEQKISTFLGTEDTILYAAAFDANGGVFEPLFSEEDAIISDALNHASIIDGVRLCKAKRYRYANSDMNDLEEQLKLAQAQRYRIIVTDGVFSMDGYIAKLDEICKLAEKYNAMVMVDECHASGFIGKTGRGTHEHNGVMGKIDIITGTLGKALGGAMGGFTSGKKEVIAMLRQRSRPYLFSNSLAPSIVGASIAVMDLLSETTALRDKVMSNALYFREGMTKAGFDIKPGIHPITPVMLYDAKLAQVFAEKLLAEGIYVIGFFYPVVPKDLARIRVQISAAHEIHHLDKAIAAFTKVGKELGVLK from the coding sequence ATGACAACAGATTTTATCAACCACCTCACTACCGAACTGCAAGCTATTAAAGATGCGGGATTGTTTAAAAACGAACGCGTTATTGTTAGCCCTCAGGGGGCCGATATTAAAGTAAACAGTGGAGCAGAGGTTATTAATTTTTGTGCAAATAATTACTTGGGTTTATCTTCCCATCCCAAGGTAATTGAAGCAGCCAAAGCAGCCCTCGATACCCATGGATTTGGAATGAGTAGTGTTCGTTTTATATGTGGAACACAGGATATACATAAAACTCTAGAGCAAAAAATATCAACTTTTTTAGGAACAGAAGACACCATTTTATATGCAGCTGCCTTTGATGCAAATGGAGGAGTTTTTGAACCTTTGTTTTCGGAAGAAGATGCCATTATTTCAGATGCACTTAATCATGCTTCCATTATTGATGGAGTACGTTTATGCAAAGCAAAACGATACCGCTATGCAAACAGCGATATGAACGATTTGGAAGAACAACTGAAGCTTGCTCAGGCACAGCGCTATCGAATAATTGTTACCGACGGAGTTTTTAGCATGGATGGATACATTGCCAAGCTTGATGAAATATGCAAGCTCGCCGAAAAGTACAATGCGATGGTTATGGTTGATGAATGCCATGCGTCTGGATTTATTGGTAAAACCGGTCGAGGCACGCACGAACACAACGGCGTAATGGGAAAAATTGATATCATTACTGGAACACTTGGAAAAGCATTAGGTGGAGCAATGGGTGGATTTACTTCCGGTAAAAAGGAGGTAATTGCTATGCTGCGTCAGCGTTCAAGACCTTATCTATTTTCTAACTCATTAGCCCCTTCAATTGTTGGGGCGTCTATAGCTGTTATGGATTTATTGAGTGAAACAACTGCTTTACGAGATAAGGTAATGAGTAATGCACTTTATTTCAGAGAAGGTATGACTAAAGCCGGATTTGATATAAAGCCTGGAATACATCCTATTACTCCTGTAATGCTGTATGATGCGAAACTAGCACAAGTATTTGCCGAGAAATTATTGGCTGAAGGTATTTATGTAATTGGATTTTTCTACCCCGTAGTTCCCAAAGATCTTGCTCGAATTAGGGTGCAGATTTCTGCTGCTCACGAAATACATCATCTTGATAAGGCCATTGCTGCATTTACCAAGGTTGGCAAAGAATTAGGCGTACTCAAATAG